The sequence CTGGATTTCCTCTCTAAGTTTTTTTGCCAATGAAGGACTTTTCCCGTTTGTTGAAATAGCTATTTTCAAATCTTTTTTATGGAATGAAGAAGGAACAAAAAAGCTGCATTTTTCCGGAGCATCTACAACATTACAGAGGATTTTATATTTAGCTGCTTCTTTTGCTATTAATCTATTAGTGGAATCAGAATCAGTTGCAGCAATTGCAATGAAAAAATCTTTTATGTCTCCTTTCTGATAATTTCTTTTAAGTATTTGAACAGGATATTTTCTTGATAAGTCTGAAATATTTTTTGACACTTTCGGACTTATCACTGTTATCCTCGCTTTTGATTCAATAAGAGACAAAATTTTTCTCTCCGCTACTTTTCCTCCGCCTATTACAAGACAATCCTTGTTCTCAAGTTTAAGAAATACTGGGTATAGATAGTTCATCTTTTTATCTCAAAATACATGAAATTTTGTAAGAAAAAGATTTACTATAATAAGAGAGAAGAGAAGCACGAGAAATCCAGAGAACGAAAGAAGAGCTGTTCTTTTTCCGGCCCATCCAGAATATTTTTTTGTTAGGACGCTAAATCCAAATATCATCCATGTAAAAAAAACAAAGATAATTTTTAAATCTGTTATCCATCG is a genomic window of Acidobacteriota bacterium containing:
- a CDS encoding bifunctional precorrin-2 dehydrogenase/sirohydrochlorin ferrochelatase, translating into MNYLYPVFLKLENKDCLVIGGGKVAERKILSLIESKARITVISPKVSKNISDLSRKYPVQILKRNYQKGDIKDFFIAIAATDSDSTNRLIAKEAAKYKILCNVVDAPEKCSFFVPSSFHKKDLKIAISTNGKSPSLAKKLREEIQNLINDEVIELLNLLGKLRKKLKKIYPDDEKKREKILESIVNSENILSLTKKDIKKIKNKIKKWI